The Thermodesulfobacteriota bacterium genome contains a region encoding:
- the murC gene encoding UDP-N-acetylmuramate--L-alanine ligase, whose protein sequence is MYGRIKNIHFVGIGGIGMSGIAEVLLNLGYGVTGSDIKSTEIVERLKRLGSHFTLGHRIENVSSADVVVISSAIKEDNPEVIAAKSRNIPVIRRAEMLSELMRLKYGIAVAGSHGKTTTTSMISTVLAYGGFDPTIVVGGRVRSLGTNAHLGNGKFMVVEADESDGSFLMLSPVIAVVTNIDEEHLDHYQSIERLEYAFSEFLNKVPFYGLAVICLDSERIRSIIPRFKKRVVTYGFSNESEFRADDIGVSGFHTDFKVLFKNSLLGCVGLNVPGRHNAQNALASFAVGMELGMSFEDVKEGLHEFKGIDRRIQLKGEINGVRIIDDYAHHPEEIRVTLNTLKESFSSRVILIFQPHRFTRTSILFDEFVRVLSDVDMLFLLDIYPAGEEPIEGVSSAKLARAIKDKGNRNVSYVENAEGVIDDLTSVIRSGDIVVTIGAGNVWMIGEQLLEELS, encoded by the coding sequence ATGTACGGAAGAATTAAGAACATTCATTTTGTAGGGATAGGTGGTATAGGCATGAGCGGGATAGCCGAGGTACTTCTCAACTTGGGCTATGGGGTCACGGGATCAGATATCAAATCAACAGAGATTGTGGAAAGGCTAAAAAGACTGGGGTCCCATTTCACATTAGGACATCGAATCGAAAATGTTAGCTCTGCGGATGTTGTAGTGATTTCATCGGCGATAAAAGAAGACAACCCCGAAGTTATAGCGGCGAAATCTAGAAACATTCCGGTAATTAGGAGAGCGGAGATGCTATCGGAGTTGATGAGGCTTAAATACGGCATAGCGGTGGCAGGAAGTCATGGCAAGACTACAACCACATCTATGATCTCAACCGTTTTGGCGTACGGAGGCTTTGACCCTACTATCGTTGTCGGTGGTCGGGTGAGGTCCCTTGGAACTAATGCCCACCTTGGAAATGGAAAATTTATGGTAGTGGAAGCGGATGAGAGCGATGGGTCGTTCTTAATGTTATCACCTGTTATCGCTGTTGTGACAAATATAGACGAAGAGCATCTCGATCATTATCAAAGTATCGAAAGGTTGGAATATGCCTTTTCTGAATTTTTGAACAAAGTGCCATTTTATGGACTCGCAGTTATTTGCCTTGATTCTGAGCGCATTAGATCAATAATTCCGAGGTTTAAAAAGAGAGTTGTTACGTATGGGTTTTCAAACGAGTCAGAGTTCAGGGCAGACGACATCGGTGTTTCTGGATTCCACACCGATTTTAAGGTCTTATTTAAGAATTCATTGCTGGGGTGTGTAGGGCTGAATGTTCCTGGAAGACATAATGCTCAAAATGCTCTGGCCTCTTTTGCTGTCGGTATGGAGTTAGGCATGAGCTTTGAAGATGTTAAAGAGGGTCTTCATGAATTCAAGGGTATTGATAGGAGAATACAGCTTAAGGGAGAGATCAATGGGGTGCGAATCATAGATGATTATGCGCATCATCCGGAGGAAATCAGGGTCACGCTCAATACTCTTAAAGAATCATTTTCTAGCAGGGTTATATTAATTTTCCAGCCACACAGATTTACTAGGACAAGTATTTTATTTGATGAATTCGTGCGGGTACTTAGTGATGTTGATATGCTTTTTCTGCTTGATATATATCCTGCCGGAGAAGAACCGATTGAAGGTGTGTCGTCTGCCAAGCTAGCTCGGGCAATAAAGGATAAGGGAAATAGAAATGTGTCTTACGTAGAAAATGCAGAAGGGGTTATAGATGATTTAACCAGTGTAATTAGGTCGGGCGATATTGTTGTAACAATAGGCGCTGGTAATGTCTGGATGATCGGGGAACAACTATTAGAGGAGCTTTCGTGA
- a CDS encoding carbonic anhydrase: protein MSVIDEVLSANRAYGKKFKLGKLPIPPSRMLAVVACMDARLTIEEMLGLKTGEAHIIRNAGGIVSEDAIRSLIISHHLLGTREIMIINHTDCGMLTFTDEKLRKNLLKKTRTATVAPLLFHSFSDIWENVRQQIQKVKSHPWVPKDIPVRGFVYDVKTGKLDEVFA from the coding sequence ATGAGTGTTATCGACGAGGTTCTAAGCGCTAATAGGGCGTATGGCAAGAAATTTAAGCTTGGCAAGCTGCCTATTCCGCCATCTCGTATGCTCGCTGTGGTTGCGTGTATGGATGCTAGGCTAACAATCGAGGAGATGCTAGGATTAAAGACAGGAGAGGCCCATATAATTCGTAATGCAGGAGGGATAGTATCTGAAGATGCCATAAGATCATTAATAATTTCTCATCATCTCCTTGGTACAAGAGAAATTATGATTATAAATCATACTGATTGCGGAATGCTTACATTTACCGATGAAAAACTTAGAAAAAATCTTTTAAAGAAAACCCGTACCGCAACCGTAGCGCCCCTTTTGTTCCACTCTTTCAGCGATATTTGGGAGAATGTACGACAGCAGATTCAAAAGGTGAAATCTCATCCATGGGTGCCCAAAGATATCCCTGTTAGGGGATTCGTTTATGATGTCAAGACCGGTAAGCTTGACGAGGTTTTTGCTTAA
- a CDS encoding FtsQ-type POTRA domain-containing protein, whose protein sequence is MTEKGLRPLHALILLVFILSLSTVIVLICLHLRIFDITEIEVTGTKRITEKEVLKRSGLRKNESTIFFREKEIKEEIKKCPWISEVAIKRHLPHKVTIQITEAAPFWLAVGEDGELLYMTVTGEILGKANFEYGLDFPVLVGDGVSNDDLLEKALEIRRLAINSEVLNLKEISEIHVDAVYGISVFTIDKRRVDFGGGNITEKWYKMEKIIKYTRKINLMEQYINISSEKQGIVEFKL, encoded by the coding sequence TTGACAGAAAAGGGATTAAGGCCTCTGCATGCTCTAATATTACTAGTATTTATATTGTCTTTATCCACGGTGATTGTTCTGATATGTTTACATCTAAGGATATTTGACATAACTGAAATCGAAGTAACGGGGACGAAAAGGATTACCGAGAAAGAAGTACTTAAAAGATCTGGGCTCAGAAAGAATGAATCAACTATTTTCTTTAGAGAGAAAGAAATTAAGGAAGAGATAAAGAAATGTCCGTGGATATCCGAGGTGGCCATAAAAAGGCATCTTCCACATAAGGTCACTATACAGATAACTGAAGCGGCCCCGTTCTGGCTTGCAGTAGGAGAGGACGGGGAGTTACTGTATATGACTGTCACGGGAGAGATTCTAGGTAAGGCTAATTTTGAATATGGACTGGATTTTCCTGTACTTGTGGGAGACGGTGTATCCAATGACGACCTATTGGAAAAAGCACTTGAGATTCGAAGATTAGCGATAAATAGCGAAGTCTTGAACCTTAAAGAAATTTCAGAAATTCACGTTGATGCGGTATATGGAATTTCGGTGTTCACAATAGACAAGAGACGTGTAGACTTTGGCGGCGGTAACATCACGGAGAAATGGTATAAAATGGAAAAGATCATTAAATATACGAGGAAGATTAATCTCATGGAGCAGTATATAAATATAAGTTCAGAAAAACAGGGAATCGTTGAATTTAAGTTATAA
- the murB gene encoding UDP-N-acetylmuramate dehydrogenase: MNRVITELDKIGCEYYRKYSMKRFTSLRVGGPADLIVYPRIPDELLKILDVLSSYDMKWIVLGGGSNTVIGDIGFRGVVIVTKKLRNISFLDGGGVLAETGAVMGTILNTTIRAGLTGFEFAAGIPGTVGGGVFMNAGANGGEIKDVVDRVWIWGKGKEYVLSRDDLQFEYRKSNLPEGSVVTKALFKLNQGNQDMSGKMVKEFLDKRNKTQPIKMSNTGSIFKNPPEIPAGKLLDELGFKGLKVGGAKFSEIHANFIVNSGQAKTSDVLRLIEIATQEAFLKRGINLETEVRIIEGDLN; encoded by the coding sequence GTGAACAGGGTTATAACAGAGCTTGATAAAATTGGATGTGAATATTATCGAAAGTATTCTATGAAACGCTTCACCTCTTTGCGTGTCGGAGGTCCCGCAGATTTAATCGTTTATCCTCGGATTCCGGATGAGTTATTAAAGATTCTTGATGTTCTCTCCTCTTATGATATGAAATGGATTGTTCTAGGTGGAGGATCAAACACCGTAATCGGTGATATTGGATTTAGAGGAGTTGTGATTGTAACAAAGAAGTTAAGGAACATAAGCTTCTTAGACGGCGGCGGTGTATTAGCTGAAACGGGTGCGGTGATGGGCACGATTTTGAACACAACCATACGAGCTGGATTAACCGGTTTCGAGTTTGCGGCAGGAATACCGGGGACCGTGGGAGGGGGTGTATTCATGAACGCTGGAGCGAATGGAGGAGAAATAAAGGACGTTGTCGATAGGGTATGGATTTGGGGAAAAGGCAAAGAATATGTTTTATCTAGAGATGATTTACAATTTGAATACCGTAAGAGTAATCTTCCAGAGGGGAGTGTTGTGACAAAGGCTTTGTTCAAGCTGAATCAAGGCAATCAGGACATGAGCGGAAAAATGGTAAAGGAGTTCCTAGATAAAAGGAACAAGACACAACCAATAAAGATGTCTAATACCGGTTCTATATTTAAAAACCCCCCTGAAATACCGGCGGGTAAACTTTTAGATGAGCTTGGTTTCAAAGGTCTGAAAGTGGGTGGGGCAAAGTTCTCCGAAATTCATGCAAACTTTATCGTTAATTCAGGGCAAGCGAAGACGTCTGATGTCCTGAGGCTTATAGAAATCGCGACGCAGGAGGCCTTTTTGAAAAGGGGAATCAACCTGGAGACTGAGGTTAGAATTATAGAGGGGGATCTAAATTGA
- the ftsA gene encoding cell division protein FtsA has product MGKESNLVVGLDIGTTKVCAIVGEVNSNNDIDIIGVGTYPSYGLKRGVVVNIENTVQSIKNAVEEAEHMAGCEIRTVFAGIAGGHVKGMSGHGMITLRNREVTDHDVERVIESANALLIPADREIIHVIPQEFIVDGQGGIKNPIGICGIKLETRVHIITGQITAAQNLVKCIHRAGMDVADIALEQLASSQAVLTQDEKEIGVVLIDCGGGTTDIAIFVGGSIRYTENLTLGGDHIDRDLALGLSTPLGEARKIKEKYGVALSDLVSLDESIEIPSVGGRRPRRIPKADLAMIIEPRMEEIFSLVRSEIIKSGYRDLIPAGAVITGGTVIMEGTDDLAEKILGVPVRRGIPTELGGLNDIIANPVYSTGVGLVLYGTNYNGENKLRIRDENVFKKVFDSMKNWFQEFF; this is encoded by the coding sequence ATGGGAAAGGAATCAAATTTGGTGGTAGGACTTGATATTGGAACGACGAAGGTGTGTGCTATTGTCGGAGAAGTAAACAGTAATAATGATATCGATATCATAGGTGTTGGAACCTATCCTTCTTACGGTCTTAAGAGAGGCGTTGTTGTAAATATTGAAAATACGGTTCAATCCATAAAGAACGCCGTTGAAGAAGCAGAGCATATGGCCGGATGTGAGATAAGGACTGTCTTTGCGGGTATTGCAGGGGGTCATGTCAAGGGTATGAGTGGACACGGAATGATAACATTAAGAAATCGCGAAGTCACAGATCATGATGTAGAGAGGGTCATTGAGTCTGCAAACGCATTATTGATTCCTGCTGATAGGGAAATTATTCACGTTATACCACAAGAATTTATAGTTGATGGTCAAGGAGGTATAAAAAATCCTATTGGAATTTGTGGAATAAAGCTTGAAACAAGGGTTCATATTATAACTGGTCAGATCACCGCTGCCCAAAACCTTGTAAAGTGTATTCACCGTGCAGGCATGGACGTCGCAGATATCGCATTGGAGCAATTGGCGTCCAGTCAAGCTGTACTTACGCAAGACGAGAAAGAAATTGGAGTTGTCTTAATCGACTGTGGTGGAGGAACGACTGATATCGCAATTTTTGTCGGGGGCAGCATCAGATACACGGAAAATCTAACGCTTGGAGGAGATCATATCGATAGGGATTTAGCTCTTGGCCTTTCAACTCCTCTGGGAGAGGCAAGAAAGATCAAGGAAAAATATGGTGTAGCACTATCGGATCTTGTATCTCTAGATGAGAGTATTGAGATCCCAAGTGTGGGGGGGCGCAGGCCAAGGCGGATTCCAAAAGCGGATTTGGCGATGATTATAGAACCGAGAATGGAGGAAATCTTCAGCCTTGTCAGGAGTGAGATAATAAAGTCTGGGTATAGGGATCTTATTCCTGCTGGTGCGGTAATCACTGGGGGGACTGTTATAATGGAGGGAACGGATGACCTTGCGGAAAAGATACTTGGCGTCCCGGTGAGAAGAGGAATTCCGACTGAGTTGGGTGGCTTGAATGATATTATCGCAAATCCTGTTTATTCCACAGGGGTAGGGCTTGTGCTTTATGGTACAAATTACAACGGGGAGAATAAGCTCCGTATAAGAGATGAAAATGTTTTTAAAAAGGTTTTTGATAGTATGAAAAATTGGTTTCAGGAGTTTTTTTAG
- the rsfS gene encoding ribosome silencing factor yields MESKEKALVIARAAWEKKAQDIRLLEMKALSNITDYFVICSANSDRGVRTIVDHIERKLKELRQRVIGVEGYTEGKWVLIDALDVVVHVFYEPLRKFYDLEGLWIDSPRIGIPFIEEFPIPAEDLEEFA; encoded by the coding sequence ATAGAATCCAAAGAAAAGGCTTTAGTCATTGCACGCGCCGCCTGGGAAAAAAAGGCGCAAGATATAAGACTGCTCGAGATGAAGGCGCTTAGTAACATTACAGATTATTTTGTCATCTGCAGTGCCAACTCGGATAGAGGGGTAAGAACGATTGTTGACCATATTGAAAGAAAACTAAAAGAGCTCAGACAAAGGGTTATTGGTGTCGAAGGATACACAGAAGGCAAATGGGTCCTAATTGATGCTCTGGATGTGGTAGTCCATGTGTTCTATGAACCCTTAAGGAAATTTTACGATTTAGAAGGACTGTGGATCGACTCCCCTCGTATAGGGATTCCGTTTATTGAGGAATTCCCAATCCCTGCAGAAGACTTGGAAGAATTTGCCTAG
- the ftsZ gene encoding cell division protein FtsZ: protein MANFEIEDFGPEQKARIKVVGVGGSGGNAVNTMIDKNLGGVEFIVTNTDSQDLKKSRASTKLQIGSRTTKGLGSGGNPVLGREAALEDQAKLAESLEGADMVFITAGMGGGTGTGASPIIAATSKEHGALTIGVVTRPFGFEGTKRNKQAIEGIENLEKEVDTLIIIPNDRLTAVHKISIIEAFKKADEVLYNAVRGISDIISGTGYINVDFADVKAIMGENGGKALMGSGYAEGENRARLAAETAITSPLLEDISIDGSRGILINVTASHDFGIEELNDACNYIRERAHEDVNLIFGLVFDEALKGAVQITVIATGIQSIKEESVSEIVTKLPTQTLDDEFEIPAFVRRRGIK, encoded by the coding sequence ATGGCAAATTTTGAAATCGAGGATTTTGGCCCTGAACAAAAGGCAAGGATAAAGGTCGTCGGTGTAGGGGGATCAGGGGGTAATGCTGTAAATACAATGATTGATAAAAACCTAGGTGGAGTGGAGTTTATTGTTACAAACACCGATTCGCAGGATCTAAAGAAATCAAGAGCGTCAACCAAACTTCAGATTGGATCAAGAACTACAAAGGGTCTTGGCTCTGGCGGTAATCCCGTTCTTGGAAGGGAGGCCGCTCTTGAAGACCAAGCAAAGTTAGCGGAATCGCTGGAAGGAGCCGATATGGTATTTATTACTGCCGGTATGGGTGGAGGCACCGGCACCGGGGCATCTCCGATTATAGCCGCAACTTCTAAGGAACATGGTGCACTCACCATAGGGGTTGTTACGAGACCATTTGGGTTTGAGGGTACCAAGAGAAACAAACAGGCAATAGAGGGCATAGAAAACTTGGAGAAGGAGGTTGACACTCTTATCATCATTCCCAATGACCGTCTCACGGCTGTGCATAAAATAAGCATAATTGAAGCATTCAAGAAAGCTGATGAAGTTCTCTATAATGCTGTTAGAGGTATTTCGGACATAATCAGTGGAACTGGATATATAAACGTAGATTTTGCAGACGTAAAAGCGATAATGGGTGAAAATGGCGGGAAGGCATTGATGGGGTCCGGCTATGCCGAAGGAGAGAATCGCGCAAGGCTTGCAGCTGAAACAGCAATAACTAGCCCATTACTTGAAGATATATCAATAGATGGATCACGAGGGATTCTAATAAATGTAACAGCTTCTCATGACTTCGGTATCGAAGAGCTAAATGATGCCTGTAATTATATAAGAGAGCGTGCTCACGAAGACGTCAATTTGATTTTCGGACTTGTATTTGATGAGGCGTTAAAAGGAGCCGTTCAGATTACGGTTATCGCAACGGGAATACAGAGTATAAAGGAAGAGAGTGTCAGTGAGATAGTGACCAAGTTGCCCACACAAACTCTAGATGACGAGTTTGAAATCCCTGCCTTCGTAAGGAGAAGGGGTATTAAATAA
- the nadD gene encoding nicotinate-nucleotide adenylyltransferase, with protein sequence MNETRLTKVGLFGGTFDPIHFGHLRAAEEIREILDLEKIYFVPTSVPPHKTTPGMASPHDRLKMLELALNDNNFFGISDIEIKRGGKSYTIDTLRYFSDAFPPFDLYFIAGSDLFSEIDSWKDYKKIFRASNFAVIERPGFGFDFPEMLPLEIRDDFRYYKRYNNLTLYINKNSKILSLVKIDGLEISSTKIRELIRKFKSIKYLVPSSVEAYILEHSMYKKEAAK encoded by the coding sequence ATGAATGAAACTCGACTCACAAAGGTAGGGCTCTTCGGTGGAACATTCGATCCTATCCATTTTGGTCACCTGAGGGCCGCCGAAGAGATCAGAGAAATATTGGATCTTGAGAAAATCTATTTCGTTCCAACCTCCGTGCCCCCTCATAAGACCACTCCAGGGATGGCTTCACCTCATGACCGTCTGAAGATGCTTGAGCTCGCATTGAATGATAACAATTTTTTTGGAATTTCGGATATAGAAATAAAACGAGGTGGAAAGTCCTATACTATCGATACGCTGCGATATTTTTCCGATGCATTTCCACCGTTTGACTTATACTTTATAGCAGGATCCGATCTATTTTCTGAAATAGATAGCTGGAAGGATTATAAGAAAATATTCAGGGCGTCGAATTTTGCCGTAATAGAGAGGCCTGGATTTGGTTTTGATTTCCCCGAAATGCTTCCACTTGAAATTAGGGATGATTTTCGATATTATAAGCGGTATAACAATTTGACTCTTTACATAAATAAAAACTCCAAGATTTTGAGTCTCGTTAAAATAGACGGATTGGAAATATCGTCAACAAAGATACGAGAACTAATCAGAAAATTCAAATCCATAAAATATCTTGTCCCGTCGAGTGTCGAAGCCTATATACTAGAGCACAGTATGTACAAGAAGGAGGCCGCTAAATAG